From the Brassica napus cultivar Da-Ae chromosome A8, Da-Ae, whole genome shotgun sequence genome, one window contains:
- the LOC106358790 gene encoding protein SRC2-like: MANLSLDLNIISARNLVNVNLITRMDVYGVITIQGDATQNEKKVKTAVDRSGGCNPTWNHAVEFSVDERLARDSRLTLAMRLTCRRVLGNKNIGGVNVSLLELLKSCTPSIKGDVNGQEMTFVTYQVKSPSGKRKGYLTFAYRFNKTPIKPEIPAVLNRSSVGTEGFSPTSYPPPSAPSEIEHLPSVPPERSTECRQVDSDHRKHLLVAGSSFDPLPVSYGGAGSSPYDKFGYAYHHRSPPQSSNAYFAPPETRHQGYGPYGSATPSPPKGIGLGLLGGLIMGDIIVSDVVNCFDL, translated from the coding sequence ATGGCGAATCTAAGTCTAGACCTTAACATAATCTCTGCACGTAACCTTGTAAATGTTAATCTCATCACAAGGATGGACGTGTACGGCGTCATTACCATACAAGGCGACGCCacccaaaatgaaaaaaaggtGAAAACTGCCGTTGATCGCTCCGGCGGTTGTAACCCGACGTGGAATCACGCCGTCGAGTTTTCCGTCGACGAGAGATTAGCTCGTGACAGTCGTTTGACTCTCGCCATGAGATTGACCTGTCGCCGTGTCCTAGGCAACAAAAATATAGGAGGAGTTAACGTCTCGTTGCTTGAGCTTTTAAAATCATGCACTCCCTCTATTAAAGGTGACGTTAACGGCCAGGAGATGACGTTTGTGACGTATCAGGTAAAGTCACCGTCAGGGAAACGGAAAGGCTATTTGACTTTCGCGTACCGGTTTAATAAGACACCGATTAAACCGGAAATCCCAGCGGTCCTTAACCGGAGTTCTGTTGGTACGGAGGGTTTTTCGCCAACGTCTTATCCTCCGCCGTCTGCACCGTCAGAAATCGAGCACTTGCCTTCAGTTCCACCAGAACGATCAACTGAGTGTCGTCAGGTCGATTCCGACCATCGGAAACATCTCCTCGTTGCTGGCTCGAGTTTCGATCCTCTTCCAGTATCCTACGGCGGCGCTGGTTCATCACCGTATGATAAATTCGGTTACGCTTACCACCATAGGTCACCACCACAGTCTTCTAACGCATACTTTGCGCCGCCAGAAACGAGGCACCAAGGGTACGGACCGTACGGTTCTGCCACGCCGTCACCACCCAAGGGGATAGGGCTTGGGCTTTTAGGTGGATTGATAATGGGAGATATTATTGTGTCTGACGTGGTAAATTGTTTTGATctgtga
- the LOC106360638 gene encoding monooxygenase 1 — protein sequence MEELDIVIVGGGIAGLATSLALHRKGIKSIVLERSESVRSEGAAFGIQTNGWLALQQLGVAAKLRLNSLPIHQIRDVMIEKNIKQRESVGPASHGEVRGVIRNDMVRALAHALPVGTLRLGSQIVSVKLDEATSFPIVHLRNGQDIKAKVLIGCDGSNSIVSKFLGLNPTKALGSRAVRGFTNYPNGHVFQQEFIRIKMDNVVSGRLPITHNLVFWFVVMLKCPQDSNNLKNQEDVARLTLASVCQFPEEWKEMVKKCDIDSLYISRLRYRSPWDVMSSKFRRGTVTVAGDSMHLMGPFIGQGCSAALEDGVVLARCLWSKLGQDGMNNVSSRKQIEEAIDEYVRERRGRLVGLSTQTYLTGRLIEASSPATKLLLIVLLMILFRDHIGHTRYDCGRL from the exons ATGGAAGAATTGGACATAGTGATAGTGGGAGGAGGCATTGCTGGTCTTGCGACTTCACTTGCTCTGCACAG aaaGGGTATAAAGAGCATTGTGCTGGAGAGATCAGAGTCTGTAAGATCGGAAGGAGCAGCATTTGGTATTCAGACTAATGGATGGCTTGCTCTTCAGCAGCTAGGCGTGGCCGCTAAGCTCCGTCTCAATTCTCTCCCAATTCATCA GATAAGAGATGTTATGATCgagaaaaatatcaaacaaagaGAATCAGTCGGACCAGCCTCGCACGGGGAAGTAAGAGGTGTAATAAGGAATGATATGGTCCGAGCTCTGGCTCATGCTCTTCCTGTTGGGACTCTCCGCCTCGGAAGCCAAATTGTGTCGGTTAAGCTGGACGAAGCTACGTCGTTTCCAATTGTTCACCTCAGAAACGGACAAGATATCAAAGCAAAG GTTTTGATTGGCTGCGATGGATCAAATTCTATCGTCTCTAAATTTCTTGGACTAAACCCGACTAAAGCCCTTGGTTCTCGGGCGGTGAGAGGGTTCACAAACTATCCAAACGGCCATGTGTTCCAGCAGGAATTTATAAGAATCAAGATGGACAATGTCGTAAGCGGACGACTTCCTATAACTCACAATCTCGTCTTTTGGTTTGTTGTTATGCTGAAGTGTCCCCAAG actcgaacaatttaaaaaatcaagagGATGTGGCAAGATTGACACTAGCATCGGTCTGCCAATTCCCAGAGGAATGGAAAGAGATGGTGAAGAAGTGTGATATCGACTCCTTATATATCAGCCGTTTAAGGTACCGTTCACCATGGGACGTTATGTCCAGTAAGTTCCGACGAGGCACTGTGACAGTGGCTGGAGACAGTATGCATCTAATGGGTCCATTCATAGGACAAGGGTGTTCGGCTGCGCTCGAAGACGGTGTTGTTTTGGCTAGGTGCTTGTGGAGCAAGTTAGGTCAAGATGGAATGAACAATGTCTCTTCAAGGAAGCAAATAGAAGAAGCGATTGATGAGTACGTTAGAGAAAGAAGAGGGAGACTCGTGGGGCTCTCGACACAGACATATCTTACCGGTAGGTTAATTGAAGCTTCGTCGCCGGCAACGAAGCTCTTGCTTATAGTTTTATTGATGATTCTGTTTCGTGACCATATTGGTCACACTCGATATGATTGTGGCCGTCTTTAA